The following proteins are encoded in a genomic region of Oryctolagus cuniculus chromosome 6, mOryCun1.1, whole genome shotgun sequence:
- the LOC103347913 gene encoding serine protease inhibitor Kazal-type 10: MAGQDSQSPERLAVSPLISVRLDKMSLFSSKIKVIFTIIFTFPLYSETLYLKSAMYRYPTICNLYTHTRKFCTTEYLPVCATNGHTYCNKCLFCLAYKESGGKFNLLRRECEKVRHSLLSCWPQSPLSLSLRHEKMPSYSSWIKAIFIMLLAFLLYSETSLLFKQGKKRKPDCILYTFKSNPICTSELDPVCASNGRTYRNKCVFCSEKIILGEKIKFVRYGFC, encoded by the exons ATGGCTGGGCAGGACAGCCAGTCTCCAGAGCGGCTGGCCGTGAGCCCCCTTATCTCTGTGAG ACTTGATAAAATGTCCCTCTTCTCATCAAAGATCAAAGTCATTTTCACCATTATCTTCACATTTCCTCTTTACTCTG AAACGCTTTATTTAAAATCAGCAATGTACAGGTATCCG ACAATCTGTAATCTGTATACTCACACTCGCAAGTTTTGCACCACAGAATATCTTCCAGTCTGTGCAACTAATGGCCACACTTACTGCAACAAATGCTTGTTCTGCCTTGCATACAA GGAAAGTGGCGGCAAATTTAATTTG CTGAGGAGGGAGTGTGAAAAAGTTAGGCACAGCCTCCTGAGCTGTTGGCCTCAATCCCCGTTATCTCTCTCCTTGAG acatgaaaaaatgccttCCTACTCATCATGGATTAAAGCTATTTTCATCATGCTCCTAGCCTTTCTTCTTTATTCTG AAACTTCCCTTCTGTTTAAACAAGGTAAAAAGCGAAAG CCAGATTGTATTTTATACACATTTAAATCAAATCCTATTTGCACCAGTGAACTTGATCCAGTCTGTGCAAGCAATGGCCGAACTTACCGGaataaatgtgttttctgcaGTGAAAAAAT
- the LOC103347993 gene encoding sperm-associated acrosin inhibitor, which produces MPFFSSWIKAVFIIALTFPFHSETAFAPLPVIRKPPNCDLYSNYICTKELDPICATNGKTYSNRCMFCSEKRQSKDAFVFLHYGEC; this is translated from the exons ATGCCTTTCTTCTCGTCATGGATCAAAGCAGTTTTCATCATTGCCTtgacatttccttttcattctg AAACTGCTTTTGCACCTTTACCAGTCATTCGCAAACCA CCAAACTGCGATTTATATTCAAACTATATCTGCACCAAAGAACTTGATCCAATCTGTGCAACCAATGGCAAGACTTACAGCAATAGATGCATGTTCTGCAGTGAAAAGCG ACAAAGTAAAGATGCGTTTGTATTTTTGCATTATGGTGAATGCTGA